The following proteins come from a genomic window of Nocardiopsis sp. YSL2:
- a CDS encoding PPOX class F420-dependent oxidoreductase has translation MSRPSLPAEAVDLLRRPNPATVTTLRSDGAPVSTPTWYLWEDGRALINMDEGRVRIKHLRRDPRVSLTVLDRDDWYTHVTLLGRVVEWRDDEGLTDIDRLAQHYLGGRYPDRERGRFSAWIEVERWHGWGAMKDSDQPG, from the coding sequence ATGTCCAGGCCATCCCTGCCCGCCGAGGCCGTCGACCTGCTGCGCCGTCCCAATCCGGCCACCGTCACCACCCTGCGCTCGGACGGCGCGCCCGTGTCCACACCCACCTGGTACCTGTGGGAGGACGGCCGGGCGCTGATCAACATGGACGAGGGCCGGGTGCGGATCAAGCACCTGCGCCGCGATCCGCGCGTCTCCCTCACCGTGCTCGACCGGGACGACTGGTACACCCACGTCACCCTCCTCGGGCGCGTCGTGGAGTGGCGCGACGACGAGGGCCTGACCGACATCGACCGGCTCGCCCAGCACTACCTCGGCGGTCGCTATCCCGACCGTGAGCGCGGCCGGTTCAGCGCCTGGATCGAGGTCGAGCGCTGGCACGGCTGGGGCGCGATGAAGGACAGCGACCAGCCCGGCTGA
- a CDS encoding vancomycin high temperature exclusion protein, whose translation MTTSDPATPGTDPDDAHRAADRPGTDRSKADRRPRRRVRLVAAVAAAAVVLAFLPFVWTVASTAGHRHTADTVPDRPVALVLGAGVRQDGQPTLLLARRLDTAADLYFDDRVSVILVTGDNSVEHYNETDTMADYLVAAGVPADRIVGDYAGFSTWESCVRAREVFGVEAATVVTQDFHLPRAVRLCRSAGIDAVGVADSSLRERTFATVYGWLREVPAAVAAAGTVLLRPDPTFLGDDETGVQDALADDTADTGGRQD comes from the coding sequence GTGACGACCTCCGACCCGGCCACCCCCGGGACCGACCCCGACGACGCTCACCGCGCGGCCGACCGGCCCGGAACGGACCGGTCCAAGGCCGACCGACGCCCCCGCAGGCGTGTGCGACTGGTCGCCGCCGTGGCCGCGGCCGCCGTCGTGCTGGCCTTCCTGCCGTTCGTGTGGACGGTCGCGTCCACCGCCGGGCACCGCCACACGGCCGACACCGTGCCCGACCGGCCGGTCGCCCTCGTGCTGGGCGCCGGTGTACGCCAGGACGGACAGCCGACCCTGCTGCTGGCCCGGCGCCTGGACACCGCGGCCGATCTCTACTTCGACGATCGGGTGTCGGTCATCCTCGTCACCGGGGACAACAGCGTCGAGCACTACAACGAGACCGACACCATGGCCGACTACCTGGTGGCGGCGGGCGTGCCGGCCGACCGGATCGTGGGCGACTACGCGGGCTTCTCCACGTGGGAGTCGTGCGTGCGCGCCCGCGAGGTGTTCGGTGTGGAGGCGGCCACGGTCGTCACCCAGGACTTCCACCTTCCGCGCGCGGTACGGCTGTGCCGGTCGGCGGGGATCGACGCGGTGGGCGTGGCCGACTCCAGCCTGCGCGAGCGCACGTTCGCCACCGTCTACGGGTGGCTGCGGGAGGTGCCCGCCGCCGTCGCCGCCGCGGGCACCGTGCTGCTGCGGCCCGACCCGACGTTCCTGGGCGACGACGAGACCGGCGTCCAGGACGCCCTCGCGGACGACACCGCCGACACCGGCGGGAGGCAGGACTAG
- a CDS encoding VCBS repeat-containing protein, which yields MSPHRLAPLAGLLLFLAACGNDPASPPPDGTGEGDPEEVREYDAGSVPEGSGSDTADDVNGDGFADLLFLTDYDAENPDADGLAARDELRRLMIVYGSEDGPDPATRTVLPPKAVLAVSASGRGGPQRPGTADLDGDGFTDIPVRADLGGDPRGGHAVVWGGPTGPDPDAAPTPLAPPLDEDWLDSLLPAVAGDVDGDGAADLVVVQESVTEAGGSLLRVLYGPFDRDGVPARTGRRPLDGWVGALISEPLAIDGGPTRLLIRWGDDGEQPRNSLLRTGAEDPAAWEESDLRAGALAAFADLDGGGGTDLALADNGSRNNEPGFGTEAPEVDHRVNVYPGPSTAAPGDPVSGDLPVAGAESTGYSAHGLAACDLDGDGRGELAIGMNGLGVDLMHVEDGRIEVDSDARLVRHGPQGGPIGTDDETARAARLFSCADYDADGSDELVLVHGVGPYDNSPVRWWVTDGAQDESSFDSADFTS from the coding sequence TTGTCCCCCCACCGACTCGCACCGCTCGCCGGCCTCCTGCTCTTCCTGGCGGCCTGCGGCAACGACCCCGCTTCTCCGCCGCCGGATGGGACCGGCGAGGGCGACCCGGAGGAGGTCCGGGAGTACGATGCGGGGTCCGTGCCCGAGGGCTCCGGCAGTGACACGGCCGACGACGTCAACGGCGACGGGTTCGCCGACCTGCTCTTCCTCACGGACTACGACGCCGAGAACCCGGACGCCGACGGCCTGGCCGCCCGGGACGAGCTCCGGCGCCTCATGATCGTCTACGGATCCGAGGACGGCCCGGACCCGGCCACGCGCACGGTCCTTCCCCCGAAGGCAGTGCTCGCCGTGTCCGCCTCCGGCCGCGGCGGTCCCCAGCGTCCTGGCACCGCCGATCTGGACGGGGACGGCTTCACCGACATCCCCGTCCGCGCCGACCTCGGCGGCGATCCGCGCGGCGGCCACGCGGTGGTCTGGGGCGGCCCGACCGGGCCCGACCCGGACGCCGCCCCCACCCCCCTGGCCCCGCCCTTGGACGAGGACTGGCTGGACTCCCTCCTCCCGGCCGTCGCGGGCGACGTCGACGGGGACGGCGCCGCCGACCTCGTAGTGGTCCAGGAATCCGTGACGGAGGCAGGCGGGTCGCTGCTGCGGGTCCTGTACGGTCCCTTCGACCGCGACGGCGTCCCGGCGCGCACCGGCCGGCGTCCGCTCGACGGGTGGGTCGGCGCCCTCATCTCGGAACCCCTCGCCATCGACGGCGGACCGACCCGGTTGCTCATCCGCTGGGGCGACGACGGGGAACAGCCCCGCAACAGCCTGCTCCGGACCGGCGCGGAAGATCCGGCGGCCTGGGAGGAGTCGGACCTGCGCGCGGGCGCCCTGGCGGCGTTCGCCGACCTGGACGGCGGCGGCGGAACCGACCTGGCGCTGGCCGACAACGGTTCCCGCAACAACGAACCCGGGTTCGGGACCGAGGCGCCCGAGGTCGACCACAGGGTGAACGTCTACCCCGGACCGTCCACCGCGGCGCCCGGCGACCCGGTCTCGGGTGACCTGCCCGTGGCGGGCGCGGAGTCCACCGGCTACTCGGCACACGGCCTGGCCGCCTGCGACCTGGACGGCGACGGGCGAGGAGAACTCGCGATCGGCATGAACGGGCTCGGCGTCGACCTGATGCACGTCGAGGACGGCCGGATCGAGGTGGACTCCGACGCGCGCCTGGTGCGTCATGGCCCCCAGGGCGGTCCGATCGGCACCGACGACGAGACCGCGCGGGCAGCCCGCCTGTTCTCCTGCGCGGACTACGACGCGGACGGCTCCGACGAGCTCGTCCTGGTCCACGGCGTCGGACCGTACGACAACTCCCCCGTGCGGTGGTGGGTCACCGACGGGGCGCAGGACGAGTCGTCCTTCGACAGCGCGGACTTCACGTCCTGA
- a CDS encoding DUF1707 domain-containing protein, which translates to MRVSDAERDQVAEILREAAAEGRITLDELDERLDGTYAAKTYADLEPLTADLPGWSVAGTASGPRASVVRPDPIAAPRPAGGGVLVLDAMGGTIKRNGRWQVPPRVEVTNKYGSTKLDFREAALTAPVVEVFVDASWGEADLLLPENATAEVDVDSSWFGSLKVDVDTIRTPGAPHFVVTGTCQGGGFKIRYRRGAFWDMFDV; encoded by the coding sequence ATGCGCGTTTCCGACGCGGAACGGGACCAGGTCGCCGAGATCCTCCGTGAGGCGGCCGCGGAGGGTCGGATCACCCTCGATGAGCTCGACGAGCGCCTGGACGGCACCTACGCGGCCAAGACCTACGCCGACCTCGAACCCCTCACCGCCGACCTGCCGGGCTGGTCCGTCGCCGGCACCGCCTCCGGCCCCCGGGCGTCGGTGGTCCGACCGGACCCGATCGCGGCGCCACGGCCCGCGGGCGGCGGCGTCCTCGTGCTCGACGCCATGGGCGGCACGATCAAGCGCAACGGCCGCTGGCAGGTGCCGCCCCGGGTGGAGGTCACCAACAAGTACGGGTCGACCAAGCTCGACTTCCGCGAGGCGGCCCTCACCGCGCCGGTCGTGGAGGTCTTCGTCGACGCCTCCTGGGGTGAGGCGGACCTGCTCCTTCCCGAGAACGCCACCGCCGAGGTCGACGTCGACAGCTCCTGGTTCGGCAGCCTGAAGGTCGACGTCGACACCATCCGCACTCCCGGCGCACCGCACTTCGTCGTCACCGGCACCTGCCAGGGCGGCGGCTTCAAGATCCGCTACCGTCGCGGGGCCTTCTGGGACATGTTCGACGTCTGA
- a CDS encoding dihydrofolate reductase family protein encodes MQQLLKVQNFTVSSDGFAAGENQTLERPFGDADPRELIAWAGATASWPNRTAPGGSRGLDDYLARDFTHNMGAEIMGRNKFGPVRGPWPDYDWQGWWGDEPPFHTPVFVMTHYPRPSFSLSDTTFHFVDDDPATVLEKAKEAAEGKDVRLGGGATTIRQFLEADLVDTLHVAVAPVKLGSGVRLWESPDELLDRFHLDVVPSPSGVTHHLFWRK; translated from the coding sequence GTGCAACAGCTTCTGAAGGTGCAGAACTTCACCGTGTCGAGCGACGGCTTCGCCGCGGGAGAGAACCAGACGCTGGAAAGACCGTTCGGAGACGCCGACCCCCGGGAGTTGATCGCCTGGGCCGGGGCCACGGCGAGCTGGCCCAATCGCACCGCCCCCGGGGGGAGCCGCGGCCTGGACGACTACCTCGCGCGCGACTTCACGCACAACATGGGCGCCGAGATCATGGGCCGCAACAAGTTCGGGCCCGTGCGCGGGCCCTGGCCGGACTACGACTGGCAGGGCTGGTGGGGTGACGAGCCGCCGTTCCACACCCCGGTGTTCGTGATGACCCACTATCCGCGTCCGTCGTTCTCGCTCTCCGACACCACGTTCCACTTCGTCGACGACGATCCGGCCACGGTTCTGGAGAAGGCGAAGGAAGCGGCGGAGGGCAAGGACGTCCGGCTCGGCGGCGGGGCCACCACCATCCGGCAGTTCCTCGAAGCCGACCTCGTCGACACCCTGCATGTGGCGGTCGCGCCGGTGAAGCTCGGATCCGGGGTGCGGCTGTGGGAGTCGCCCGACGAGTTGCTCGACCGGTTCCACCTGGACGTGGTGCCCAGCCCGAGCGGCGTGACGCACCACCTCTTCTGGCGGAAGTGA
- a CDS encoding DUF885 family protein — protein sequence MPSQRDALHPRLRAITDLTPGATREGAGLHEYDGEVADLSPDGVRSALSRLGGQVLEDAHDEAHLAAFERALRLELGELELHRSNPIYHLGELDVSGYDREYAPKEARDRARLAHLSRWPELVENAIAALDRVPAPVARSLTGAIAGAADGLPADLPEDVRTAALAAHARLLAHVERAAEQGPESAALGAADLSALMGTGEAMDVDLADLAARADAERDRLRTRLAEATARLEPGSEPMEVARGLTRLHPDADGVLDAARRWTALALEFTAERGLVPYGDGECRIDVSPPSQRWATAMMAWSGPWEADTPSFYYVTPPDASWTEEEAGEWLEMFSHTTLPAISVHEVAPGHFSHGRALRRAPGQVRQALHSMTFAEGWAHYAEEMCLEEGFGAFAAERLGDPEWTATHYEIGVWVEALIRVTRLSAAIGVHTGGMTVEEAAARFAEDTPLQGPAALSEARRATFDPTYGRYTWGKLEILALRERARREWGADFSLPRFHKALLDLGSPPLGLIGAAVDRG from the coding sequence ATGCCATCACAGAGAGACGCACTCCACCCCCGGCTGCGCGCCATCACCGACCTCACCCCCGGCGCGACCCGCGAGGGCGCCGGCCTGCACGAGTACGACGGGGAGGTGGCCGACCTGTCCCCGGACGGCGTGCGATCCGCGCTGTCGCGGCTGGGCGGGCAGGTACTGGAGGACGCCCACGACGAGGCCCACCTGGCCGCGTTCGAACGGGCGCTGCGGCTGGAACTGGGCGAACTCGAACTGCACCGGTCCAACCCGATCTACCACCTGGGCGAACTCGACGTGTCGGGCTACGACCGCGAGTACGCCCCCAAGGAGGCCCGCGACCGGGCCCGCCTCGCCCACCTGTCCCGGTGGCCGGAGCTGGTCGAGAACGCGATCGCCGCCCTCGACCGCGTTCCGGCACCGGTGGCGCGCTCCCTGACCGGAGCGATCGCGGGCGCCGCCGACGGGCTTCCCGCGGACCTGCCCGAGGACGTGCGCACCGCCGCGCTGGCGGCCCACGCGCGACTGCTCGCCCACGTCGAACGCGCCGCCGAGCAGGGCCCGGAGAGCGCGGCGCTGGGCGCGGCCGACCTCAGCGCGCTCATGGGCACCGGTGAGGCCATGGACGTGGACCTCGCGGACCTGGCGGCCCGCGCCGACGCCGAACGCGACCGCCTGCGCACCCGTCTGGCCGAGGCCACCGCCCGGCTGGAACCGGGGAGCGAACCGATGGAGGTCGCCCGCGGCCTGACCCGGCTGCACCCGGACGCCGACGGGGTCCTGGACGCGGCCCGACGGTGGACCGCGCTGGCCCTGGAGTTCACCGCCGAGCGCGGGCTGGTGCCCTACGGCGACGGCGAGTGCCGCATCGACGTCTCACCGCCCTCCCAGCGGTGGGCGACGGCGATGATGGCCTGGTCGGGGCCCTGGGAGGCCGACACCCCGTCCTTCTACTACGTCACCCCGCCCGACGCCTCGTGGACCGAGGAGGAGGCGGGGGAGTGGCTGGAGATGTTCAGCCACACCACGCTGCCCGCGATCAGCGTCCACGAGGTCGCGCCCGGCCACTTCTCGCACGGGCGGGCCCTGCGGCGGGCGCCGGGGCAGGTCCGCCAGGCGCTGCACTCGATGACCTTCGCCGAGGGGTGGGCGCACTACGCCGAGGAGATGTGCCTGGAGGAGGGCTTCGGCGCGTTCGCCGCCGAGCGGCTCGGGGACCCGGAGTGGACCGCGACGCACTACGAGATCGGCGTGTGGGTGGAGGCGCTCATCCGCGTGACGCGGCTGTCCGCCGCCATCGGGGTGCACACCGGCGGGATGACCGTCGAGGAGGCGGCGGCGCGGTTCGCCGAGGACACGCCCCTCCAGGGCCCCGCGGCGCTGTCCGAGGCCCGCCGGGCCACGTTCGACCCCACCTACGGGCGCTACACGTGGGGCAAGCTGGAGATCCTCGCCCTGCGCGAGCGCGCGCGGCGGGAGTGGGGCGCGGACTTCTCCCTGCCCCGGTTCCACAAGGCCCTGCTCGACCTGGGATCGCCGCCCTTGGGCCTGATCGGCGCCGCCGTGGACCGGGGATAG
- a CDS encoding class IV adenylate cyclase: MREIETKYRVGSLGALLGALEAAGVDLGGPAFQDDLAYAPAGWEPAMGKPGHTFARLRSVDGGVHVFTTKTPLANAMEYREHETVVADREEMHRAVVAMGFVPHVRIVKHRRTGTAGEITVCVDVVEGVGAFLELERVVDDDRDAAAVQADLDAWADGLGVALERTTDTYDTIAHGAAARPGEGRSAPRLGDSVRT; this comes from the coding sequence ATGCGGGAGATCGAGACCAAGTACCGGGTGGGGAGCCTCGGCGCGCTCCTCGGCGCCCTCGAAGCGGCCGGAGTGGACCTCGGTGGCCCGGCCTTCCAGGACGACCTGGCCTACGCGCCCGCGGGCTGGGAACCGGCCATGGGCAAGCCGGGGCACACCTTCGCCCGGCTGCGGAGCGTGGACGGCGGCGTGCACGTGTTCACGACGAAGACGCCGTTGGCCAACGCCATGGAGTACCGCGAACACGAGACCGTCGTGGCCGACCGCGAGGAGATGCACCGAGCCGTCGTGGCCATGGGCTTCGTGCCGCACGTGCGCATCGTCAAGCACCGGCGCACGGGCACGGCCGGGGAGATCACGGTGTGCGTCGACGTGGTGGAGGGCGTGGGCGCCTTCCTGGAGCTGGAGCGCGTCGTCGACGACGACCGCGACGCCGCGGCCGTCCAGGCCGACCTCGACGCCTGGGCGGACGGGCTCGGCGTCGCACTGGAGCGCACCACGGACACCTACGACACGATCGCGCACGGCGCGGCGGCCCGCCCAGGAGAGGGCCGCTCGGCCCCGCGCCTCGGCGACTCCGTCAGGACGTGA
- a CDS encoding IS630 family transposase → MSAPGPKLPPLELSDQERAELQRWVRRRKTAQDLALRARIVLACAEGLSNAQVRRAVGVSAPTVTKWRQRFIAHRLDGLTDEPRPGRPRTITDAQVEAVVAATLESTPAPDTHWSTRSMAQHTGMTQNAVWRIWNAFGLQPHRREQFKISTDPFFIDKVRDVVGLYLDPPERAVALCVDEKSQIQALNRTQPVLPMMPGTPERATHDYVRAGVTSLFAALDTATGQVITSIHRRHRAIEFKKFLAKIDREVPADLQVHLVLDNYATHKTPEIQRWLLRHPRFHLHFIPTSSSWLNLVERWFAEITNRLIRRGTHRSVQALEKDIRTWAASWNENPRPYVWTKTAEEILDSIASYCQRISK, encoded by the coding sequence ATGAGTGCTCCTGGACCGAAGCTGCCCCCGCTGGAGCTGAGCGACCAAGAACGCGCCGAGCTCCAGCGGTGGGTCAGACGACGCAAGACCGCACAGGACCTGGCCCTGCGGGCCCGGATCGTGCTCGCCTGCGCCGAAGGCCTGTCCAACGCCCAGGTCCGCCGCGCGGTAGGAGTATCGGCGCCCACGGTGACCAAGTGGCGCCAGCGCTTCATCGCGCACCGCTTGGACGGCCTGACCGACGAACCCCGGCCCGGACGGCCGCGCACGATCACCGACGCCCAGGTCGAGGCGGTGGTGGCCGCCACCCTGGAGAGCACACCCGCCCCTGACACCCACTGGTCCACGCGCTCCATGGCCCAGCACACCGGCATGACCCAGAACGCGGTGTGGCGCATCTGGAACGCCTTCGGCCTGCAGCCCCACCGGCGGGAACAGTTCAAGATCTCCACCGACCCGTTCTTCATCGACAAGGTCCGCGACGTCGTCGGCCTCTACCTCGACCCGCCCGAACGGGCGGTGGCGCTGTGCGTGGACGAGAAGTCCCAGATCCAGGCGCTCAACCGCACCCAGCCGGTGCTGCCGATGATGCCCGGCACCCCCGAGCGGGCCACCCATGACTACGTGCGTGCCGGGGTGACCAGCCTGTTCGCCGCGCTGGACACCGCCACAGGGCAGGTGATCACTTCGATCCACCGCCGCCACCGCGCCATCGAGTTCAAGAAGTTCCTGGCCAAGATCGACCGCGAGGTCCCCGCGGACCTGCAGGTGCACCTGGTCCTGGACAACTACGCCACGCACAAGACCCCCGAGATCCAAAGGTGGCTACTGCGCCACCCCCGGTTCCACCTGCACTTCATCCCGACCAGTTCCTCCTGGTTGAACCTGGTCGAGCGGTGGTTCGCCGAGATCACCAACCGGCTGATCCGCCGCGGCACCCACCGCAGCGTCCAGGCCCTGGAGAAGGACATCCGCACCTGGGCCGCGTCCTGGAACGAGAATCCCCGACCCTATGTGTGGACCAAGACCGCAGAGGAGATCCTCGACAGCATCGCCTCATACTGCCAACGCATCAGCAAGTGA
- a CDS encoding vancomycin high temperature exclusion protein produces the protein MGIWIVAAGVGGCVLALAPFTWPYLASAGRRRRVETVPARPVAVVLGAAAWPEGPSPLLARRLDLAVRLYGDGRVGRVIVSGDNREVSRRETDVMTAYLVERGVPADRIDADRHGYRTWDTCVRVRDLFGVRAAVMVTQSFHLPRTVALARAAGIDAVGVGDASLGARRRSTLIGYARELGAALKALRDVVARPAPASTER, from the coding sequence GTGGGCATCTGGATCGTCGCGGCGGGCGTCGGCGGCTGTGTACTGGCACTGGCCCCCTTCACCTGGCCCTACCTGGCCAGCGCCGGACGCCGCCGCCGTGTGGAGACCGTTCCCGCCCGGCCGGTGGCCGTCGTCCTGGGCGCCGCGGCCTGGCCGGAGGGCCCCTCGCCGCTGCTGGCCCGCCGCCTGGACCTGGCCGTGCGCCTGTACGGGGACGGCCGGGTCGGCCGCGTCATCGTCTCCGGCGACAACCGCGAGGTCTCACGGCGGGAGACCGACGTCATGACCGCCTATCTCGTCGAGCGCGGGGTGCCCGCCGACCGGATCGACGCCGACCGCCACGGCTACCGCACCTGGGACACCTGCGTGCGCGTGCGCGACCTGTTCGGGGTGCGCGCGGCCGTCATGGTCACCCAGTCCTTCCACCTGCCGCGCACGGTCGCCCTCGCCCGTGCCGCCGGGATCGACGCCGTCGGGGTGGGGGACGCCAGCCTGGGCGCGCGCCGCCGCTCCACCCTCATCGGCTACGCGCGCGAGCTCGGCGCCGCCCTCAAGGCGCTGCGCGACGTCGTCGCGCGTCCAGCGCCCGCCAGCACCGAGCGCTGA
- a CDS encoding UvrD-helicase domain-containing protein produces the protein MSALAITPTFLDDFSRLTPEVQLNTLAAMRAYQTGDLADLESVADAADPRVRVVAIDPDWSGVVVPAPRAPEDRPEPSDGTQYRLITVRPRDEALRYARGLRADAPVDTGTAARVDPPTPTGPPELAGALDAPFDQWQLTLHPDQHRITGAHYKGATQITGGPGTGKTVIALHRAAHLAELDAAAHPADTRESVLLTTYNRALAQSLADRLDRLLPDPAVRSRVRVVTIDSLARSVVQAHSSVAPRMIGKDELARRWRAVAVADGLPFSGRFLVDEWEQVILAQGLDLMPAYIRCERSGRVQHLAPEHRRQVWETVRRYVGAMRVEGLWAYPQLAAEAARLLAADGPLFRHAVVDEAQDLHPAQWRMLRAAVPEGEDDLFIVGDPHQRVSDNRVSLASLGINVRGRGHRLRVSYRVTQEILDWSMPILGRRSALGMDDNADTLAGYRSLLRGPAPVVRGCADRAEELTALGDWVRVWLEAGVRPADIAVAGRNHWIVRGIAKELEARGVATTPLEGAGRAEAVRVGTLHRLKGQEFRCVALVGVSDHLLPPKAAIEAADGDQVALEHAVQQERTLLFVACTRARDALYVSHVGRPSRLITEQW, from the coding sequence GTGTCCGCCCTCGCGATCACCCCGACCTTTCTCGACGACTTCTCCCGCCTCACGCCCGAGGTCCAGCTCAACACCCTCGCGGCGATGCGCGCCTACCAGACCGGCGACCTCGCCGACCTGGAATCCGTCGCCGACGCCGCGGATCCGCGCGTCCGCGTCGTCGCCATCGACCCCGACTGGTCCGGCGTCGTCGTCCCCGCCCCCCGCGCACCCGAGGACCGGCCCGAGCCGTCCGACGGGACCCAGTACCGCCTGATCACCGTACGGCCGCGCGACGAGGCGCTCCGCTACGCCCGCGGCCTGCGCGCGGACGCTCCCGTCGACACCGGCACCGCCGCCCGCGTCGACCCGCCCACGCCCACCGGCCCGCCCGAGCTCGCGGGTGCCCTCGACGCGCCCTTCGACCAGTGGCAGCTCACCCTGCACCCGGACCAGCACCGGATCACCGGGGCGCACTACAAGGGGGCCACGCAGATCACCGGAGGACCCGGTACCGGCAAGACCGTGATCGCTCTGCACCGCGCCGCGCACCTGGCCGAACTCGACGCCGCCGCGCACCCGGCGGACACCCGCGAGTCCGTTCTGCTCACCACCTACAACCGGGCACTCGCCCAGTCCCTGGCCGACCGGCTCGACCGGCTCCTCCCCGATCCCGCCGTCCGCTCCCGGGTCCGCGTGGTGACCATCGACAGCCTCGCCCGGTCGGTCGTCCAGGCCCACAGCAGCGTGGCGCCCCGCATGATCGGCAAGGACGAGCTGGCCCGCCGCTGGCGCGCGGTCGCCGTCGCCGACGGCCTGCCCTTCTCCGGGCGCTTCCTGGTGGACGAGTGGGAGCAGGTCATCCTCGCCCAGGGCCTGGACCTGATGCCCGCCTACATCCGCTGCGAGCGCAGCGGGCGGGTACAGCACCTGGCGCCCGAGCACCGCCGCCAGGTGTGGGAGACCGTGCGGCGCTACGTCGGAGCGATGCGGGTGGAGGGGCTGTGGGCCTACCCGCAACTGGCGGCCGAGGCCGCACGGCTGCTGGCGGCCGACGGCCCGCTGTTCCGGCACGCGGTGGTCGACGAGGCGCAGGACCTGCACCCGGCCCAGTGGCGGATGCTGCGGGCGGCCGTCCCCGAGGGCGAGGACGACCTGTTCATCGTCGGCGACCCGCACCAGCGCGTGTCCGACAACCGGGTCTCACTGGCCTCGCTCGGCATCAACGTGCGCGGGCGCGGGCACCGGCTGCGGGTCAGCTACCGGGTCACCCAGGAGATCCTGGACTGGAGCATGCCGATCCTGGGCCGCCGCTCGGCCCTGGGCATGGACGACAACGCCGACACCCTGGCCGGCTACCGCTCACTGCTGCGCGGGCCCGCGCCGGTGGTGCGCGGCTGCGCCGACCGCGCCGAGGAACTGACCGCTCTGGGCGACTGGGTCCGGGTGTGGCTGGAGGCGGGCGTACGTCCGGCCGACATCGCGGTGGCCGGACGCAACCACTGGATCGTGCGCGGGATCGCCAAGGAACTGGAGGCGCGCGGCGTGGCCACCACGCCGCTGGAGGGCGCCGGCCGGGCCGAGGCGGTACGCGTGGGGACCCTGCACCGGCTCAAGGGCCAGGAGTTCCGCTGCGTGGCCCTGGTCGGGGTCAGCGACCACCTGCTGCCGCCCAAGGCGGCCATCGAGGCGGCCGACGGCGACCAGGTCGCGCTGGAGCACGCGGTCCAGCAGGAGCGCACCCTGCTGTTCGTGGCGTGCACCCGGGCCCGCGACGCGCTGTACGTCTCGCACGTGGGGCGGCCCAGCCGCCTGATCACCGAACAGTGGTGA
- a CDS encoding glycoside hydrolase family 16 protein, which produces MTAMPERGSRPDPITKVGYVLEFDEDFAGDRLDTTRWIPHYLPQWSSRAASAARHRVGGGHLDLRIEADQAPWEYDLDGPMRVSNLQTGLFAGPVGSDIGQHGVHAQARVREEWENQRLYTPHFGVIEMRAKAIADENCMVALWLIGYEEVPEHSGEICVAEIFGRDVTPESAAVGMGIHPFDDPALRDDFTQVQVPMDARRFHTYTVEWTPERVSFFVDGRLQRSLDQSPDYPMQLMLNIYEFPTEPREPAAAYPKHFVVDHVRGYRPLDRPANRLRGTAALAD; this is translated from the coding sequence ATGACAGCCATGCCCGAACGCGGCTCGCGACCCGACCCGATCACGAAGGTCGGCTACGTACTGGAATTCGACGAGGACTTCGCCGGAGACCGGCTCGACACGACCCGGTGGATCCCCCACTACCTGCCGCAGTGGTCGAGCCGTGCCGCGTCCGCGGCTCGGCACCGGGTCGGCGGCGGGCACCTGGACCTGCGTATCGAGGCCGACCAGGCGCCGTGGGAGTACGACCTGGACGGCCCCATGCGCGTCTCCAACCTCCAGACGGGCCTGTTCGCCGGGCCGGTCGGGAGTGACATCGGCCAGCACGGCGTCCACGCACAGGCCCGTGTTCGCGAGGAATGGGAGAACCAGCGGCTCTACACGCCGCACTTCGGCGTCATCGAGATGCGCGCCAAGGCCATCGCCGACGAGAACTGCATGGTGGCGCTGTGGCTGATCGGCTACGAGGAGGTCCCCGAGCACTCGGGTGAGATCTGCGTCGCCGAGATCTTCGGCCGCGACGTCACACCGGAGTCGGCGGCGGTCGGCATGGGCATCCACCCCTTCGACGACCCGGCTCTGCGCGACGACTTCACCCAGGTCCAGGTCCCCATGGACGCCCGCCGCTTCCACACCTACACCGTGGAGTGGACTCCCGAGCGCGTCTCGTTCTTCGTCGACGGTCGCCTCCAACGCAGCCTCGACCAGTCCCCGGACTATCCGATGCAGCTCATGCTGAACATCTACGAGTTCCCCACCGAGCCCCGGGAACCGGCCGCCGCCTACCCCAAGCACTTCGTCGTCGACCACGTGCGGGGCTACCGGCCGCTCGACCGGCCCGCGAACCGGCTGCGCGGAACCGCCGCCCTCGCCGACTGA